In a genomic window of Erigeron canadensis isolate Cc75 chromosome 5, C_canadensis_v1, whole genome shotgun sequence:
- the LOC122599853 gene encoding calcium-dependent lipid-binding protein-like → MGLVSGMFMGALFGISIMGGWRYMMRHRSSIRAAKAADIKLLASLDREDLKKLCGDNYPDWISFPVYEQVKWLNKQLSKLWPYVAEAAEIIIKDSVEPILEEYRPSAISSLKFSKLTLGTVAPKIEGIRIQSQKQGQITMDLDFRWGGNPDIVLGIEAGVVSLPIQLKDLQIFTIIRVIFQLCDEIPCISAVVVALLSEPKPRIDYTLRAVGGSLTAIPGISDMIDDIVTTIITDMLQWPHRIVVPLGGVPVDTSDLELKPQGKLMLTIMKANNLKNMEMMGKSDPYVVAYVRPLEKFKTKVIENNLNPVWNQVFHLTVEDKESQHAIVEVFDEDIGADQRLGIAKLTLTDLEHETEKEIQLRLLPSLDTIKVKDKKDRGTITIKVKYHEFTKEEQDAALAEEKRMLEEKEKMKNDGAIKSTMDAIDDPKHVTG, encoded by the exons ATGGGTTTGGTTTCTGGAATGTTTATGGGTGCTTTATTTGGGATTTCGATAATGGGGGGTTGGCGTTACATGATGAGGCATCGAAGTAGCATTCGTGCTGCaaag GCAGCCGATATAAAGCTTCTTGCATCGCTTGATAGAGAAGATCTAAAGAAACTATGTGGTGACAACTATCCTGACTGGATATCGTTTCCTGTTTATGAGCAA GTGAAATGGCTAAACAAACAACTTAGCAAATTGTGGCCATATGTTGCAGAA GCAGCTGAAATTATAATCAAAGATTCTGTTGAGCCAATATTAGAAGAATATCGTCCATCAGCAATTTCGTCTTTGAAGTTTAGCAAACTGACTCTTGGAACCGTGGCACCAAAGATTGAAG GTATCCGCATTCAGAGCCAAAAGCAAGGACAAATAACAATGGACTTGGATTTCCGATGGGGTGGTAATCCGGATATTGTTTTAGGAATAGAAGCCGGTGTTGTTTCGTTGCCGATTCAG CTAAAGGATCTTCAAATTTTTACTATTATACGCgttatttttcaactttgtGACGAAATCCCTTGCATCTCAGCTGTTGTTGTGGCTTTGCTTTCTGAG CCAAAGCCAAGAATTGATTATACATTGAGGGCAGTCGGGGGAAGTTTAACAGCTATTCCTGGAATTTCAGATATGATTGAC GATATTGTAACAACAATTATAACAGATATGTTACAATGGCCGCATAGGATTGTTGTTCCTCTTGGTGGTGTACCTGTAGATACAAG TGATTTGGAGCTTAAGCCGCAAGGAAAGCTCATGCTAACAATTATGAAGGCAAATAACTTGAAGAATATGGAAATGATGGGAAAGTCTGATCCTTATGTGGTTGCATACGTGCGTCCAttagaaaaatttaaaacaaaagtcATCGAGAACAACCTAAATCCTGTTTGGAATCAAGTGTTCCATCTCACTGTGGAAGACAAAGAATCCCAACATGCCATAGTAGAG GTTTTCGATGAAGATATTGGAGCTGATCAACGATTGGGCATTGCAAAACTAACATTAACTGATCTTGAACATGAAACCGAAAAAGAAATTCAATTGAGGTTGTTGCCTTCACTTGATACGATCAAGGTCAAAGATAAGAAGGATAGAGGAACTATCACAATTAAG GTCAAATATCATGAATTCACTAAAGAAGAACAAGATGCAGCGTTAGCAGAAGAAAAGAGGATGcttgaagagaaagaaaaaatgaaaaatgatggcGCCATCAAAAGCACCATGGATGCTATTGATGATCCAAAACATGTGACTGGATGA